From one Triticum urartu cultivar G1812 chromosome 3, Tu2.1, whole genome shotgun sequence genomic stretch:
- the LOC125549467 gene encoding phosphatidylserine decarboxylase proenzyme 2-like has translation MVGSITFVKKEGDYVHKGDEFGYFSFGGSTVICVFEKDAIQFDADLLANSERSLETLVEVGTTLGVSKRNRGLKVSKLQKCSIE, from the exons ATGGTAGGAAGCATCACATTCGTGAAAAAGGAGGGCGACTACGTCCACAAGGGAGATGAG TTTGGATATTTCTCTTTTGGAGGGAGTACGGTAATCTGCGTGTTTGAGAAG GATGCGATACAATTCGATGCTGATCTTCTAGCCAACAGCGAAAGATCACTGGAAACTCTTGTCGAGGTTGGCACAACATTGGGCGTCTCCAAACGGAACAGAGGGCTAAAAGTTTCGAAGCTACAGAAGTGTTCAATTGAATGA
- the LOC125549468 gene encoding uncharacterized protein LOC125549468: MGFCCGPSDVQVLPKNTSSSCPSSSSFVKDSGDGGKKKQQQVIKKEQGKEKKMSNLDRAALTTPRLPFHSRPGLM, encoded by the coding sequence ATGGGGTTCTGCTGTGGGCCTTCGGATGTCCAGGTGCTCCCCAAGAACACGTCCTCCTCCtgtccctcctcctcctcgtttgtTAAAGATTCCGGTGATGGCGGCAAGAAGAAACAGCAGCAAGTTATAAAGAAGGAACAGGGGAAGGAGAAGAAGATGAGCAACCTTGACCGGGCCGCCCTCACAACACCCCGCCTCCCCTTCCATTCTCGACCCGGTCTAATGTGA